The Sulfurimonas lithotrophica genome includes a region encoding these proteins:
- the dnaA gene encoding chromosomal replication initiator protein DnaA has product MNIGQEILLQLKEEITEVEYNRYIKQLDYDSKKSTSDLAVYYAPNTLVCNWIKNKYTSKLEHLFEVKTSNNVTVKITLKDSFDKRKTKKKEEKPTSKSLLNPSHTFDNFMVGGSNQFAYSAVKSVSEKAGEVYNPLFIYGGVGLGKTHLMQAAGNVFQDQGKSVIYTTVEQFLNDFIRHVRNQTMDRFQEKYRKCDVLLIDDIQFLSNKDTIQEEFFHTFEALKGAGKQIILTADKHPKKIGGLEKRLQSRFEWGLVADIQPPELTTKIAIIEKKSEINKVKLSKDIINYIATVIESNVREIEGILSKLHAYSQLMHVDIDLDFTKNVLKDQMQEKTANLTLDNITKFVAKDLNIKPSEITSKGRAKNLVYARRISIYLCRELTQNTMPQLAQYFGMKDHTAISHTIKKINSLIENDEDFKVKIDELTNKLTTNV; this is encoded by the coding sequence GTGAATATTGGTCAAGAGATATTATTACAACTTAAAGAAGAGATAACAGAGGTTGAATATAACCGTTATATTAAACAATTAGACTATGATTCTAAAAAATCAACCAGTGACTTAGCCGTATATTATGCACCAAATACTTTAGTTTGCAACTGGATAAAAAATAAATATACATCTAAACTCGAACATTTGTTTGAAGTTAAAACATCAAACAACGTTACTGTTAAAATAACTCTAAAAGACAGTTTTGATAAAAGAAAAACCAAGAAAAAAGAGGAAAAACCAACTTCAAAATCACTTTTAAACCCTTCACATACATTTGATAACTTTATGGTAGGCGGTTCAAACCAGTTTGCATACTCGGCAGTGAAGAGTGTTAGTGAAAAAGCGGGTGAAGTTTACAACCCTCTTTTTATATACGGTGGTGTCGGTCTTGGAAAAACCCACTTGATGCAAGCAGCGGGAAATGTTTTTCAAGATCAGGGCAAAAGCGTAATTTATACTACGGTTGAGCAGTTTTTAAACGACTTTATACGCCATGTAAGAAACCAGACTATGGATAGATTTCAAGAAAAATACCGCAAATGTGACGTACTTTTAATAGACGATATTCAGTTCTTAAGTAACAAAGATACTATTCAAGAAGAATTTTTTCATACATTTGAAGCTCTAAAAGGAGCAGGCAAACAGATAATACTAACAGCAGACAAACATCCTAAAAAAATAGGCGGACTTGAAAAAAGACTTCAAAGCAGATTTGAATGGGGACTGGTTGCAGATATTCAACCGCCTGAGTTAACAACTAAAATCGCCATAATTGAGAAAAAATCTGAGATAAACAAAGTAAAACTCTCAAAAGATATCATTAATTATATTGCTACCGTTATAGAGAGTAATGTTCGTGAGATAGAAGGGATACTCTCAAAACTGCATGCTTATTCACAACTGATGCATGTAGATATAGACCTCGACTTTACAAAAAATGTACTAAAAGATCAGATGCAAGAAAAAACAGCCAACCTTACTCTTGATAACATTACTAAATTTGTAGCAAAAGATTTAAATATAAAACCAAGTGAAATAACATCTAAAGGAAGAGCAAAAAACCTTGTTTATGCTAGACGTATATCTATATACCTTTGTCGCGAACTAACTCAAAATACTATGCCTCAGTTAGCTCAATATTTTGGTATGAAAGATCATACTGCTATTTCACATACTATTAAAAAAATAAATTCACTTATAGAAAACGATGAGGACTTTAAAGTAAAAATTGATGAGCTTACAAATAAACTAACAACTAACGTTTAA
- a CDS encoding GGDEF domain-containing response regulator, giving the protein MDRILVIEDNKTLANLMAKKISSKLDFEVDVAYSMSEAKLFLKGYKYFLTLSDLNLPDAPNGEIIDYVLKTGNHVIILTSNIDKSFRKKMFEKNIIDYIHKTGIEDINYIINNIRRLSKNRKHKVLVVDDSVVFRKQMKDMLTNLFFNVITVAHGEEAINILDTTPDISLVLTDYNMPVMNGLELTTQIRKKYKKSELCIIALSGKSDDEEIAMFLKSGANDFIKKPFSKEEFSCRINNSIEALENIHAITNQSIRDFLTGLYNRRYFFKEVEKYFIDAVNNDESFSIAMVDIDDLKKINDTYGHENGDKIIVSLAETLRSETSKDDIVARFGAGEFCMVLKDVSTDKAIDALESIRQKVQNSVTLSDKNQEIKYTISVGIALEHENTLEDTVNEADMHLYTAKENGKNKIEHQ; this is encoded by the coding sequence ATGGATAGAATATTAGTAATAGAGGATAATAAAACACTTGCAAATTTAATGGCTAAAAAAATATCTTCTAAGTTAGATTTTGAAGTAGATGTTGCTTATAGTATGTCTGAGGCCAAACTTTTTTTAAAAGGTTATAAATATTTTTTAACTCTCTCGGATTTAAATCTTCCGGATGCTCCAAACGGTGAAATAATTGATTATGTTTTAAAAACAGGAAACCATGTAATAATTTTAACTTCAAATATAGATAAAAGTTTTAGAAAAAAGATGTTTGAAAAAAATATTATAGATTACATACATAAAACAGGAATAGAAGATATAAATTATATCATTAACAACATAAGAAGGTTGTCTAAAAACCGAAAACATAAAGTTTTGGTTGTAGATGATTCGGTCGTGTTTAGAAAACAGATGAAAGATATGCTCACAAATCTTTTTTTTAATGTTATTACGGTTGCTCACGGTGAAGAAGCTATAAATATTTTAGATACTACACCAGATATAAGTTTGGTTTTGACAGATTATAATATGCCTGTAATGAACGGCTTAGAACTAACAACACAGATAAGAAAAAAATACAAAAAAAGTGAACTATGTATAATCGCACTCTCAGGCAAAAGCGATGATGAAGAGATAGCGATGTTTCTAAAAAGCGGTGCAAACGATTTTATAAAAAAACCTTTTTCAAAAGAGGAATTTTCTTGTCGTATAAACAATTCGATAGAAGCCTTGGAAAATATTCATGCAATTACGAACCAATCTATAAGAGATTTTTTAACGGGTCTGTATAATAGAAGATACTTCTTTAAAGAGGTTGAAAAGTATTTTATAGATGCAGTTAATAATGATGAAAGTTTTTCAATAGCTATGGTTGATATAGATGATTTAAAAAAAATAAACGACACATACGGACATGAGAACGGAGATAAAATAATTGTAAGTTTAGCTGAAACTCTAAGAAGTGAAACATCAAAAGATGATATAGTAGCGAGATTTGGAGCGGGAGAGTTCTGTATGGTTTTAAAAGATGTATCAACCGATAAAGCTATAGATGCATTAGAGAGTATAAGACAAAAAGTACAAAATTCGGTTACGCTCTCAGATAAAAATCAAGAGATAAAATACACAATATCGGTAGGTATAGCATTAGAACATGAAAATACTTTAGAAGACACAGTCAATGAAGCAGATATGCATCTATACACTGCTAAAGAAAACGGTAAAAATAAAATAGAGCATCAGTAA
- the ruvC gene encoding crossover junction endodeoxyribonuclease RuvC, protein MIILGIDPGTRNMGYALIELNKGKTSLKEAGLIKIKADDLQFQIPQMVEAFDTIFKNNKIDEVAMEDIFYAHNPKTTIKLAQFRGAIMLKLLQEFGQFSEYTALQVKQAITGNGKAKKEQVAFMVKRLLNIKKEIKPLDITDAIAVAITHSQRIKFSENKKSTT, encoded by the coding sequence ATGATAATTTTGGGAATAGACCCCGGTACTAGAAATATGGGATATGCCCTTATTGAACTAAATAAAGGTAAAACAAGTTTAAAAGAGGCCGGTCTTATAAAAATAAAAGCAGATGATCTGCAATTTCAAATTCCACAGATGGTAGAAGCCTTTGATACCATCTTTAAAAACAATAAAATCGATGAAGTAGCTATGGAAGACATTTTCTATGCCCATAATCCAAAAACTACCATAAAACTTGCTCAGTTTCGCGGTGCTATCATGTTAAAGCTTCTTCAGGAGTTTGGTCAGTTTAGCGAATATACCGCTTTGCAAGTAAAACAAGCTATAACAGGAAACGGAAAGGCAAAAAAAGAACAAGTAGCTTTTATGGTAAAACGCCTTTTAAATATAAAAAAAGAGATAAAACCCTTAGATATTACAGATGCTATAGCCGTCGCGATAACTCACTCACAAAGAATAAAATTTTCAGAAAATAAAAAGAGTACTACTTAA
- a CDS encoding response regulator, which translates to MEKKDYLEHKELAYLYDNLNSSTLGLFGVATVIFFVLRGEVPDINLNIWYLFIVFMVIARLFLAKKYSSVKINKKNFKKYKFYFAISLITSGTVWGVIPFVILPQSIVYQIFLVLMLGGLTSTASASLATNNKLYISFVILTMTPFMYIITTMDNPIYNPLFITLFLYILFSFASSKKMNKLVINSISLSYRNQDLIKKLEVKADEANRAAEAKSNFLSTMSHEIRTPLNAIIGFIKILKKTEKDSKRLKYLNTIDQSSYSLLNIINDILDFSKIESGKFSLEFTKFNPKKELDNIYELYSEAASENGVTLVNSISNKLPKNIKTDKLRLKQIISNLISNAIKFTHENNEVEFIVKFNRAESSLYIEIKDEGIGIEKEKISSITQEFIQADTSITRKYGGTGLGLSIVLKLLKLLGSELHIESELGKGSRFFFTIDIEVLDSNEEELTTTEDIHRFENKSILVVEDNKTNQMLIKLLLDDMDIDITMANDGLEAENYFKKEKYDMVFMDINMPNKNGLEAMKSIKEYQKDFENKTPIIALTANAVSGDREKYIEEGFDDYLAKPINNESLITILKKYLD; encoded by the coding sequence GTGGAAAAAAAAGATTATTTAGAGCATAAAGAACTTGCCTATTTATATGATAATCTAAATTCGTCAACGCTAGGTCTTTTTGGTGTAGCAACTGTTATATTTTTTGTACTAAGAGGTGAAGTGCCGGATATAAATTTAAATATCTGGTATCTCTTCATTGTTTTTATGGTTATAGCACGTTTATTTTTGGCAAAAAAATACTCCTCCGTTAAAATCAACAAAAAAAATTTTAAAAAATATAAATTCTATTTTGCAATCTCACTTATAACATCCGGTACTGTTTGGGGTGTTATTCCTTTTGTTATATTACCCCAAAGTATCGTATATCAAATCTTCTTGGTTCTGATGCTTGGTGGACTTACATCAACGGCTTCGGCTAGTTTAGCTACTAACAATAAACTATATATCAGTTTTGTTATTCTTACTATGACACCCTTTATGTATATTATTACTACTATGGACAACCCTATATATAATCCTCTTTTTATAACTTTATTTCTTTATATATTATTTTCCTTTGCCAGTTCAAAAAAAATGAATAAATTAGTTATAAATTCTATATCTTTAAGCTATAGAAATCAAGATTTAATCAAAAAATTAGAGGTAAAGGCAGATGAAGCAAATAGAGCTGCAGAAGCTAAGTCAAACTTTTTATCAACAATGTCGCATGAGATACGAACACCCCTAAATGCAATAATAGGTTTTATAAAAATTCTTAAAAAAACCGAAAAAGATAGTAAACGTTTAAAATATCTTAATACTATCGATCAATCCTCATATTCACTGTTAAACATCATAAACGATATATTAGATTTTTCAAAAATAGAATCCGGAAAATTTTCACTTGAATTTACAAAGTTTAATCCAAAAAAAGAACTTGATAATATATATGAACTATACAGTGAAGCAGCATCTGAGAATGGAGTTACTCTAGTAAATTCAATTTCAAATAAATTACCCAAAAACATAAAAACCGATAAACTGAGATTAAAACAAATAATATCAAACCTGATTTCTAATGCAATAAAATTTACCCATGAAAATAATGAAGTTGAATTTATAGTTAAGTTTAATAGAGCTGAGTCTTCTTTATACATAGAGATAAAAGATGAAGGGATAGGGATAGAAAAAGAAAAAATATCTTCTATAACACAAGAGTTTATACAAGCGGATACTTCTATAACTAGAAAATACGGTGGAACAGGGCTTGGTCTCTCTATAGTACTAAAACTGTTAAAACTTTTAGGCAGTGAATTGCATATAGAGAGTGAACTAGGCAAAGGTAGTAGATTTTTCTTTACTATAGATATTGAAGTTTTAGATAGCAATGAGGAAGAGTTAACTACAACTGAAGATATTCATCGTTTTGAAAATAAAAGCATACTTGTTGTAGAAGATAACAAAACAAACCAAATGCTTATTAAGTTGTTGCTTGACGATATGGATATAGATATTACAATGGCAAATGATGGATTAGAAGCAGAAAACTACTTTAAAAAAGAAAAATACGATATGGTTTTTATGGATATAAATATGCCAAACAAAAACGGTCTTGAAGCTATGAAAAGTATAAAAGAGTATCAAAAAGATTTTGAAAATAAAACACCGATTATAGCCTTAACCGCAAATGCCGTTAGCGGGGACAGAGAAAAGTATATAGAAGAAGGTTTTGATGATTATTTAGCTAAACCTATAAATAATGAATCTTTAATAACTATATTAAAAAAGTATTTAGATTAA